The proteins below come from a single Chryseobacterium nepalense genomic window:
- a CDS encoding SLC13 family permease, which yields MPLIIIIFGVVMLLILVTAIRLNTVFSLLITSIAVGFAMGMSVEEILKSVETGASSTMGQLGLLLAFGSVLGKLMAEGGAAERITTVLTAVFGKKNLPWAMVLTGFLVGIPLFYNVGFIVLVPFVFMVCASNKLPML from the coding sequence ATGCCTTTAATCATTATCATATTTGGAGTGGTTATGCTACTCATTTTAGTAACTGCGATCAGACTAAACACTGTATTTTCCCTGCTTATAACCTCTATCGCGGTGGGCTTTGCCATGGGAATGAGCGTTGAGGAAATTCTTAAATCTGTTGAAACTGGAGCAAGCAGTACGATGGGACAATTAGGACTTTTGCTGGCCTTTGGATCAGTTCTTGGAAAGCTGATGGCAGAAGGCGGCGCTGCAGAGCGTATTACAACGGTATTGACAGCGGTATTTGGCAAAAAGAATTTACCGTGGGCCATGGTGCTTACGGGCTTTTTGGTTGGCATACCGTTATTTTACAATGTTGGATTTATCGTATTGGTGCCATTTGTCTTTATGGTTTGTGCATCTAACAAATTACCTATGCTGTAA
- a CDS encoding recombinase family protein, with amino-acid sequence MKWAFTEMSKGVYSASQIMDMMNRKKGKSVKISAFLASLRNPAYCGKIYVEQFNGEEACFVKSIHEPLISEELFEKVQCIMDGNVNPARPNVKVLSDDNLPLRGFLVCPECGHLITGSASTGRSGNKYYYYHCQSPCSYRYKSEIINSKFLEILQSLEMRASIRII; translated from the coding sequence ATGAAATGGGCATTTACGGAAATGTCCAAAGGCGTGTATTCAGCGAGCCAGATAATGGATATGATGAACAGAAAGAAAGGAAAATCAGTTAAGATTAGTGCCTTTCTTGCAAGTCTACGCAATCCGGCATATTGTGGTAAAATTTACGTGGAGCAATTCAATGGGGAAGAGGCTTGTTTTGTTAAAAGTATTCATGAACCTCTGATCAGTGAAGAACTGTTCGAAAAAGTTCAATGTATAATGGACGGTAATGTGAATCCAGCCAGACCCAATGTTAAAGTATTGTCTGACGATAATTTACCTTTAAGAGGTTTTCTTGTATGTCCTGAATGTGGTCATTTGATTACAGGCAGTGCATCTACAGGGCGTTCTGGAAACAAGTATTATTACTACCATTGCCAGTCTCCGTGTTCATACCGCTACAAATCTGAGATTATTAATTCTAAATTTTTAGAGATATTGCAGTCTTTGGAAATGCGTGCCTCTATAAGAATTATTTAA
- a CDS encoding MBL fold metallo-hydrolase, translating into MKLKFLGTGTSQGVPVIGCTCEVCTSENPKDSRLRSSVMVTTDESKKILIDCGPDFRQQMLANKENTVDIALLTHEHNDHVIGLDDMRPLIFKTGNDMPLYCYSRVGNEVKKRFPYAFADERYPGAPAFELHEIENSPFTVLDTEITPVEVIHYKITVFGYKFKNLAYITDAGFISDTEKEKLKNLDVLILNCIRKFDPHPAHFILPDILKLFEELKPKQLFLTHISHHLGLHDVEDKQLPSGIHLAYDGLEINF; encoded by the coding sequence ATGAAGTTGAAATTTTTAGGAACGGGAACTTCCCAGGGTGTACCCGTGATTGGCTGCACCTGCGAGGTATGCACTTCAGAAAATCCCAAAGACAGCCGTCTCAGATCTTCTGTCATGGTGACCACCGATGAAAGTAAAAAAATACTGATTGATTGCGGTCCCGATTTCAGACAGCAAATGCTTGCTAATAAAGAAAATACGGTTGATATAGCTTTGCTTACGCATGAACATAATGACCATGTGATCGGTCTTGATGACATGCGCCCTCTGATTTTCAAAACAGGAAATGACATGCCTCTCTATTGCTATTCCAGAGTGGGAAATGAAGTAAAAAAACGTTTTCCTTACGCATTTGCTGATGAAAGATATCCCGGAGCTCCTGCTTTTGAGCTTCATGAAATTGAGAACAGTCCCTTTACCGTTTTAGATACAGAAATTACTCCGGTTGAAGTAATTCATTATAAAATTACCGTTTTTGGCTATAAGTTTAAAAATCTCGCGTATATTACGGACGCAGGTTTTATTTCCGACACGGAAAAAGAAAAATTAAAGAATCTGGATGTATTGATTTTAAATTGCATCAGGAAGTTTGATCCGCATCCGGCACACTTTATCCTTCCGGACATCCTTAAACTATTTGAAGAACTGAAACCTAAGCAATTATTTTTAACACACATCAGTCATCATTTGGGTCTGCATGATGTTGAAGACAAACAACTTCCATCCGGAATACATCTTGCCTACGATGGTCTTGAGATAAATTTTTAA
- a CDS encoding TonB-dependent receptor: MYQKLTPKQKALTINLDPTIYGTFAEIGAGQETVRHFFRAGGASGTIAKAMSAYDKDFSDAIYGKEVKNRYVTQNRLRKMLRYEVALIEERISRENHPNRKYFSYANTVTTINFDKTVKGHGWVGIRFQANENEDYNEIVIHVKFKENDATLQQETLGNLGVNLIFGAFHYYDNPRNLIESLYDDVAKDNLEIDMIDFSGPAFTYVDNRLMSLQLVKNGMTDAVIFNSEGNNMLPADVLYKKNIFAVRGSFRPVTKVNIDMLKNGLDMFLKDAICTTDETEVLIEITISNLRADGDIDERDFLDRVDILGKLGYTVIVSNYSEYYRLIDYFASYTSGNIGVAMGVNNLLMVFDERYYKDLSGGILEAFGKFFRNGMRVYLYPYKDPETHELLDSSTLKVEENLKELYKYFKHNERIVDITNYNPEYLEIYSRDILKKIACNIKGWETQVPEGVAEMIKERGMFGYKEEFSLKQFS, translated from the coding sequence ATGTATCAGAAACTAACTCCTAAACAAAAAGCATTAACAATTAATCTAGATCCTACTATTTATGGTACTTTCGCGGAAATTGGAGCAGGGCAGGAGACTGTTCGGCACTTTTTTAGAGCAGGGGGAGCTTCAGGTACAATCGCTAAGGCAATGTCGGCTTACGACAAAGATTTCAGTGATGCAATCTACGGAAAAGAAGTAAAAAACCGATACGTTACCCAAAACAGGCTTCGAAAAATGCTTCGCTATGAAGTCGCTTTGATTGAAGAACGGATTTCAAGGGAAAACCACCCGAACAGAAAGTACTTTTCTTACGCCAATACTGTTACCACCATTAATTTTGATAAAACAGTAAAAGGTCACGGCTGGGTTGGAATACGTTTTCAGGCGAATGAAAATGAAGATTACAACGAAATTGTAATTCACGTAAAATTTAAGGAAAATGATGCCACGTTACAACAGGAAACCCTTGGTAATCTTGGAGTAAACCTTATTTTCGGGGCGTTTCATTATTATGACAATCCAAGGAATTTAATAGAATCTCTATACGACGATGTAGCTAAAGATAACCTTGAAATTGATATGATCGATTTCAGCGGACCGGCTTTTACTTATGTTGATAACAGGCTGATGTCTTTACAATTGGTTAAAAACGGAATGACCGATGCGGTGATTTTCAATTCAGAGGGCAACAATATGCTTCCTGCAGATGTTTTATACAAAAAAAATATTTTTGCCGTAAGAGGAAGCTTCAGGCCCGTAACAAAGGTAAATATCGATATGCTGAAAAACGGACTCGATATGTTTCTTAAAGATGCGATATGTACAACCGACGAAACTGAAGTTCTCATTGAAATAACCATTTCAAATCTTCGTGCAGACGGCGATATTGATGAAAGAGATTTCCTGGACAGGGTAGATATTCTCGGCAAGCTCGGCTATACCGTTATCGTTTCCAATTATTCGGAATATTATCGCCTTATTGATTACTTTGCTTCCTATACAAGCGGAAATATTGGTGTTGCGATGGGGGTAAATAATCTTCTGATGGTTTTTGATGAAAGATATTATAAAGACCTCTCAGGAGGAATTCTTGAGGCTTTCGGAAAGTTCTTCAGAAATGGAATGAGAGTATATCTTTATCCTTACAAAGACCCTGAAACACATGAACTTTTAGACTCTTCTACATTAAAAGTGGAAGAAAATCTGAAAGAACTGTATAAATATTTCAAACATAACGAGCGCATTGTGGATATTACCAATTACAATCCGGAATATCTGGAAATTTATTCAAGAGATATTCTTAAAAAAATTGCATGTAATATCAAAGGCTGGGAAACACAGGTTCCTGAAGGCGTTGCAGAAATGATCAAAGAACGCGGAATGTTCGGGTATAAAGAAGAATTTTCACTAAAACAATTCTCTTAA
- a CDS encoding GAF domain-containing protein encodes MSELKKRLLSILESPKHNTEEKLEKVCHLLDQEISYFNWTGFYFKNGDKDELKLGPYVGAPTDHTIIPYGKGICGQVAVSNETFVVPDVNEESNYLSCSIDTKAEIVVPIFKDGKNIGQIDIDSHTVDPFTDEDKELLEWLCNEVSKIL; translated from the coding sequence ATGTCAGAATTAAAAAAAAGACTTTTATCCATCCTGGAAAGTCCAAAACATAATACGGAAGAAAAACTTGAAAAAGTTTGCCATCTTTTAGATCAGGAAATTTCTTATTTCAACTGGACGGGTTTTTACTTTAAAAACGGAGATAAAGATGAGTTAAAACTTGGTCCTTACGTAGGAGCTCCTACCGATCATACCATCATTCCTTATGGTAAAGGGATTTGCGGACAGGTAGCCGTTTCCAATGAAACATTTGTAGTTCCGGATGTGAATGAGGAAAGCAATTACTTAAGCTGCTCCATTGATACAAAAGCGGAAATTGTTGTTCCTATTTTTAAAGACGGGAAAAACATCGGGCAGATTGATATCGATTCCCATACCGTTGATCCATTCACGGATGAAGATAAAGAGTTGCTGGAATGGCTTTGCAACGAGGTTTCCAAGATTTTGTAG
- a CDS encoding ABC transporter substrate-binding protein: MKVVSLVPSITESLFDLGLTENEVIGRTKFCIHPSEKVKNVTVIGGTKNINIEKIKALQPDLILANKEENVKEQVEALMDDFKVIVTNVENIEDNYYLLKTLGRLFNKEEKAQCFNLKIYDILNEAKVSSRVKVAYLIWKNPYMTIGSDTFIHKILSEIGFENIFKDRNRYPVIETEDLKEAEIIMLSSEPFPFKEKHMEELKVFYPDKKIMIVDGEAFSWYGTHIAKCESYFKGLIAEVEAIKM, encoded by the coding sequence ATGAAAGTTGTTTCTCTTGTCCCCTCTATCACCGAGTCTTTATTTGATCTGGGCTTAACTGAAAATGAAGTCATCGGAAGAACAAAATTCTGTATCCATCCTTCTGAAAAAGTAAAAAATGTAACTGTTATAGGTGGTACAAAGAATATCAACATTGAAAAAATAAAAGCTTTACAGCCTGATCTGATTTTAGCTAATAAGGAAGAAAACGTAAAAGAGCAGGTTGAGGCCTTAATGGACGATTTTAAGGTAATTGTTACGAATGTTGAAAATATTGAGGACAATTATTATTTACTTAAAACTTTAGGCAGGTTATTCAACAAAGAAGAAAAAGCGCAATGTTTTAATCTCAAAATTTATGATATTCTGAATGAGGCCAAAGTTAGCTCCAGGGTTAAGGTTGCGTATCTTATTTGGAAAAATCCTTATATGACAATAGGTTCGGATACGTTTATTCATAAAATTCTTAGTGAAATTGGTTTTGAAAATATTTTTAAGGATCGGAATCGCTATCCTGTTATTGAAACCGAAGATTTAAAAGAAGCTGAAATTATCATGCTTTCTTCCGAACCCTTTCCTTTTAAAGAAAAACATATGGAGGAACTGAAAGTATTTTATCCTGATAAGAAAATCATGATCGTGGATGGGGAAGCTTTTTCATGGTACGGAACTCATATTGCCAAATGCGAAAGCTATTTCAAAGGACTGATTGCTGAAGTGGAAGCAATTAAAATGTGA
- the mgtE gene encoding magnesium transporter: MNSKDELIFNPADIAETLSELHADERLLAFLKVPKEYKAEVFSHLDPDFQEETIRSIGSDEVSEILNAMTPDDRTALFEDFPDELIKYSINHLNPQERRIALKLLGYDSDSIARLMTPYYIQIRKEWTIKRCLQQIKKVGSKVETMNYLYVVDERNRLIDDIALGSLLLAEEDTMVSEITDNHFVAITTTTSKEDAVQYFEKYDRAALPIVTESGVLVGIVTIDDILDQIEQQNTEDIQKFGGLEALDVPYTQTSLIEMVKKRGMWLIILFLSEMLTASAMGYFEDEIQKAVVLALFVPLIISSGGNSGSQAATLIIRAMALQEIGLKDWWYVMRKEIFTGLFLGGILGIIGFLRIMIWHKAGFFNYGIYWPFVGLSVGVSLVMIVLWGTLSGSMVPFILKKLKLDPATSSAPFVATLVDVTGLIIYFSVAGLFLTDKLL, encoded by the coding sequence TTGAATTCTAAGGACGAACTTATCTTTAACCCCGCCGACATTGCCGAAACTCTTAGCGAACTTCACGCTGACGAGAGGCTTTTGGCATTCCTGAAAGTTCCGAAAGAATACAAAGCAGAAGTTTTTTCTCACCTGGATCCTGATTTTCAGGAAGAAACAATCCGCAGTATCGGAAGTGATGAAGTGTCCGAAATCCTCAATGCGATGACCCCTGACGACAGAACAGCATTGTTTGAAGATTTTCCGGATGAGCTTATTAAATATTCCATCAATCATCTGAATCCTCAGGAAAGAAGAATTGCCCTGAAATTATTGGGTTATGATTCTGATTCTATTGCCCGACTGATGACGCCTTATTATATCCAGATCCGTAAAGAATGGACCATTAAAAGATGCCTTCAACAGATCAAAAAAGTCGGAAGTAAGGTAGAAACAATGAATTATCTTTATGTAGTGGACGAAAGAAACCGGCTGATTGATGATATTGCTTTAGGAAGTTTATTGCTTGCCGAAGAAGACACCATGGTTTCCGAGATCACCGATAATCATTTCGTAGCTATTACAACTACCACTTCAAAAGAAGATGCCGTTCAGTATTTTGAGAAATATGACAGGGCTGCGCTTCCTATTGTTACCGAATCCGGAGTTCTGGTAGGCATTGTAACAATTGACGATATCCTTGACCAGATTGAGCAGCAGAATACGGAAGATATCCAGAAGTTCGGGGGACTCGAAGCGTTGGATGTTCCGTACACCCAGACTTCTCTTATAGAAATGGTAAAAAAGAGAGGAATGTGGCTGATTATTCTTTTCCTTTCGGAAATGCTTACTGCTTCGGCGATGGGATATTTTGAAGATGAAATCCAAAAGGCAGTTGTTTTGGCATTATTTGTTCCTTTAATTATATCCAGTGGCGGGAATTCAGGTTCCCAGGCTGCAACATTGATCATCAGAGCGATGGCCCTTCAGGAAATCGGGCTGAAAGACTGGTGGTATGTAATGAGAAAAGAAATATTCACCGGGCTTTTCCTTGGTGGTATTTTAGGAATTATCGGCTTTTTGAGGATTATGATCTGGCATAAAGCAGGCTTTTTTAATTATGGTATTTATTGGCCTTTCGTTGGACTAAGTGTGGGCGTTTCTTTGGTAATGATCGTACTTTGGGGAACTCTTTCCGGCTCTATGGTTCCGTTTATTCTTAAAAAACTAAAACTTGACCCCGCTACTTCTTCGGCTCCATTCGTTGCAACTTTGGTAGATGTAACGGGACTTATTATCTATTTTTCTGTTGCCGGACTTTTCTTAACGGATAAACTTTTGTAA
- a CDS encoding pyruvate decarboxylase codes for MVFMMRNSTVFILFAIIIFSGSSLLKAQNNHEAKVKRILYFNPQVEPDIEEIKEPTNTAFFSAVSDNLSERKNKMLKTETQISFDSIDKKTISDYCLNNDADFAVIPKVKYFKVGIGKYVFSNQVIVSMKLFDAEGNLITETDYDTYRKNMRLLGSTVNSVKIGTNGAIKDILKQLRKIKPSAENGF; via the coding sequence ATGGTATTCATGATGAGAAATTCTACTGTTTTCATACTATTCGCCATTATTATCTTTTCAGGCTCTTCTTTGCTGAAAGCGCAAAATAACCATGAGGCAAAAGTAAAGCGAATACTTTACTTCAATCCCCAGGTAGAACCCGATATTGAAGAAATTAAAGAACCCACCAACACAGCCTTTTTCAGTGCTGTTTCCGATAATCTGAGCGAAAGGAAAAACAAAATGCTCAAAACAGAAACTCAGATTTCGTTTGACAGCATCGATAAAAAAACCATTTCAGATTACTGCCTGAATAATGATGCAGATTTCGCTGTCATACCCAAAGTAAAATATTTTAAAGTAGGAATCGGGAAATATGTTTTTTCCAACCAGGTGATCGTGAGCATGAAACTTTTCGATGCGGAGGGTAACCTTATCACGGAAACAGATTATGACACCTACAGAAAAAATATGCGGCTTTTAGGATCTACGGTAAATTCCGTAAAGATCGGTACTAACGGGGCTATTAAAGACATCCTGAAACAGCTTCGAAAAATAAAACCTTCCGCAGAAAACGGTTTTTAG
- the rpsO gene encoding 30S ribosomal protein S15 — MYLNTEKKQEIFAKHGKSAQDTGSAEGQVALFTFRINHLSAHLKSNHKDYNTERSLVKLVGKRKRLLDYLKKKDIERYRAIIAELGLRK, encoded by the coding sequence ATGTACTTAAATACAGAAAAAAAGCAGGAAATTTTCGCAAAACACGGAAAATCTGCACAAGACACAGGGAGTGCTGAAGGACAAGTTGCACTTTTCACTTTCAGAATCAACCACCTTTCTGCTCACTTGAAGAGCAATCACAAAGATTACAACACAGAAAGATCTTTGGTGAAACTGGTAGGTAAAAGAAAAAGATTATTAGATTATCTTAAAAAGAAAGATATCGAAAGATATAGAGCAATTATTGCTGAATTAGGTTTAAGAAAGTAA